A window of the Vigna angularis cultivar LongXiaoDou No.4 chromosome 3, ASM1680809v1, whole genome shotgun sequence genome harbors these coding sequences:
- the LOC108325420 gene encoding NAC domain-containing protein 30 isoform X1, with product MCIYLYILFFCFFSVQHSLIPFDTCSCKYIYITLLPLFRQTFTFTLLQHTHLSLSIDRSFPLILSQCLPTASKLKRKMTLTQIPERSSVDMESCVPPGFRFHPTEEELVGYYLKRKINSLKIDLDVIVEIDLYKIEPWDIQDRCKLGYEQQNEWYFFSHKDKKYPTGTRTNRATAAGFWKATGRDKAVMTKNRIIGMRKTLVFYKGRAPNGRKTDWIMHEYRHQTSEHGPPQEEGWVVCRAFRKPSPSHRQGYEAWCSSSSHQQHFYKDQSFARPLSIADILNETNVPHHPAEAPSFSLPFNSDQQHFILPNQTVMDKQLIELPQLDSPTASFAMKECNQQHQNGLRNEEYCSDERSNSSAQGIDWKSLDNLFGSQLSDTAYFSHPNLPLMMPHNNHDQASHILGCFPDS from the exons atgtgtatatatttatatatattattcttctGCTTCTTTTCTGTACAACATTCTCTCATCCCTTTCGATACATGCTCTtgcaaatacatatatataactCTCCTACCTCTCTTTAGACAAACATTCACCTTCACCTTACTTCAACACACACATCTCTCTCTCTCGATCGATCGATCCTTTCCCTTAATCTTATCTCAGTGCCTGCCTACAGCTAGCAAACTCAAGAGGAAGATGACATTAACCCAAATTCCT GAGAGATCATCAGTTGATATGGAATCATGTGTGCCTCCAGGATTCAGATTTCATCCAACAGAAGAGGAGCTTGTGGGGTACTATCTCAAGAGGAAGATAAACTCCCTAAAAATCGATCTAGATGTTATTGTTGAGATTGATCTCTACAAAATCGAACCCTGGGACATACAAG ATAGGTGCAAGCTAGGATATGAGCAACAGAATGAGTGGTACTTTTTCAGCCATAAAGATAAGAAGTATCCTACAGGAACAAGAACTAACAGAGCCACTGCTGCTGGATTCTGGAAAGCAACTGGAAGGGACAAGGCTGTTATGACCAAAAATAGAATCATAGGGATGAGAAAGACCTTGGTCTTCTACAAGGGACGTGCCCCTAATGGAAGGAAAACGGACTGGATTATGCATGAATATAGGCATCAAACCTCTGAACATGGTCCTCCACAG GAAGAAGGATGGGTCGTGTGCCGAGCATTTCGAAAGCCTAGTCCAAGTCACAGGCAAGGTTATGAAGCATGGTGCAGTAGTAGTAGCCATCAACAACACTTTTACAAAGATCAAAGCTTTGCAAGACCCTTATCAATTGCTGATATTTTGAATGAAACAAATGTGCCTCATCACCCTGCAGAAGCTCCAAGCTTTAGTCTTCCTTTCAACTCAGATCAGCAACACTTTATTCTGCCAAACCAAACTGTCATGGACAAACAGCTGATTGAGCTTCCTCAGCTAGATAGTCCAACTGCAAGTTTTGCAATGAAGGAGTGTAACCAACAACACCAGAATGGCCTCAGAAATGAGGAATATTGTAGTGATGAAAGGAGCAATAGCAGTGCGCAAGGTATCGATTGGAAGAGTTTGGACAACTTGTTCGGGTCACAATTGAGTGACACAGCTTATTTTTCACATCCAAACTTGCCCTTGATGATGCCCCATAATAACCATGATCAAGCTAGTCATATCCTAGGATGCTTCCCTGATTCATAG
- the LOC108325420 gene encoding NAC domain-containing protein 30 isoform X2: MESCVPPGFRFHPTEEELVGYYLKRKINSLKIDLDVIVEIDLYKIEPWDIQDRCKLGYEQQNEWYFFSHKDKKYPTGTRTNRATAAGFWKATGRDKAVMTKNRIIGMRKTLVFYKGRAPNGRKTDWIMHEYRHQTSEHGPPQEEGWVVCRAFRKPSPSHRQGYEAWCSSSSHQQHFYKDQSFARPLSIADILNETNVPHHPAEAPSFSLPFNSDQQHFILPNQTVMDKQLIELPQLDSPTASFAMKECNQQHQNGLRNEEYCSDERSNSSAQGIDWKSLDNLFGSQLSDTAYFSHPNLPLMMPHNNHDQASHILGCFPDS, from the exons ATGGAATCATGTGTGCCTCCAGGATTCAGATTTCATCCAACAGAAGAGGAGCTTGTGGGGTACTATCTCAAGAGGAAGATAAACTCCCTAAAAATCGATCTAGATGTTATTGTTGAGATTGATCTCTACAAAATCGAACCCTGGGACATACAAG ATAGGTGCAAGCTAGGATATGAGCAACAGAATGAGTGGTACTTTTTCAGCCATAAAGATAAGAAGTATCCTACAGGAACAAGAACTAACAGAGCCACTGCTGCTGGATTCTGGAAAGCAACTGGAAGGGACAAGGCTGTTATGACCAAAAATAGAATCATAGGGATGAGAAAGACCTTGGTCTTCTACAAGGGACGTGCCCCTAATGGAAGGAAAACGGACTGGATTATGCATGAATATAGGCATCAAACCTCTGAACATGGTCCTCCACAG GAAGAAGGATGGGTCGTGTGCCGAGCATTTCGAAAGCCTAGTCCAAGTCACAGGCAAGGTTATGAAGCATGGTGCAGTAGTAGTAGCCATCAACAACACTTTTACAAAGATCAAAGCTTTGCAAGACCCTTATCAATTGCTGATATTTTGAATGAAACAAATGTGCCTCATCACCCTGCAGAAGCTCCAAGCTTTAGTCTTCCTTTCAACTCAGATCAGCAACACTTTATTCTGCCAAACCAAACTGTCATGGACAAACAGCTGATTGAGCTTCCTCAGCTAGATAGTCCAACTGCAAGTTTTGCAATGAAGGAGTGTAACCAACAACACCAGAATGGCCTCAGAAATGAGGAATATTGTAGTGATGAAAGGAGCAATAGCAGTGCGCAAGGTATCGATTGGAAGAGTTTGGACAACTTGTTCGGGTCACAATTGAGTGACACAGCTTATTTTTCACATCCAAACTTGCCCTTGATGATGCCCCATAATAACCATGATCAAGCTAGTCATATCCTAGGATGCTTCCCTGATTCATAG